A region from the Clostridium beijerinckii genome encodes:
- a CDS encoding purine permease codes for MKLSNKDKLEKTDCTINENSELLYGINDKPNLSTQILLGFQHIFAAFGGIIVVPLVISSALGFDATISTALMSATILAAGIATFIQSRGIGPVGARVACIMGTDFTFVAPSIAIGSVYGMPGIIGGTILGAFVSVFLSFIIKPIMKLFPPLVTGTVITLIGLTLLPVSMDWAAGGSGSPNYGGLINISIAMSVMIITLLLNRYGKGLVSSASILIGMVFGYLICIPLGIVDFSAISEAKFISFPKIFSYGVNFDLKLVIPFIPAYIVSIIGTVGCLKAIGEVSKVEMDDKRIGAGVLSDGIGSMIAGVLGTFPNTSFSQNIGLIPLTKVASKYVAMMAGIILIILGFLPKLAALINIMPQPVLGGVGIVMFGTVAASGIKTLSNVELNNRNLLIIATSIGLGVGVTFRPEFISQFPEGLKMIFSSGISTGTIVALILNLVLKEEKSGVK; via the coding sequence ATGAAGCTCAGCAACAAGGACAAGTTAGAAAAAACTGATTGCACTATTAATGAAAATAGTGAACTTCTTTATGGGATTAACGACAAACCTAACTTATCAACACAAATTTTATTGGGTTTTCAGCATATATTTGCTGCTTTTGGTGGAATTATAGTGGTTCCATTAGTCATTTCAAGTGCATTGGGATTTGATGCGACTATATCAACAGCACTTATGAGTGCAACAATATTAGCGGCTGGAATAGCAACATTTATTCAATCAAGAGGAATTGGTCCAGTTGGAGCAAGAGTTGCATGTATAATGGGAACCGATTTTACATTTGTAGCACCTTCAATTGCTATTGGAAGTGTTTATGGAATGCCAGGAATTATAGGTGGTACTATACTTGGAGCATTTGTATCAGTATTTTTAAGCTTTATAATAAAACCGATAATGAAATTATTTCCACCACTTGTTACAGGTACAGTAATAACATTAATAGGATTAACTTTGCTTCCAGTATCAATGGATTGGGCAGCTGGTGGAAGTGGATCACCAAATTATGGGGGATTAATCAATATTTCAATAGCGATGAGTGTAATGATTATTACTTTACTTTTAAACAGATATGGAAAAGGCTTAGTAAGCAGTGCTTCAATATTAATTGGAATGGTATTTGGATATCTTATTTGTATTCCTCTTGGTATAGTTGACTTTTCAGCAATTAGTGAAGCAAAATTCATATCATTTCCTAAGATATTTTCATATGGAGTAAATTTTGATTTGAAATTAGTAATTCCGTTTATACCAGCGTATATTGTTTCAATTATTGGAACTGTGGGGTGTCTTAAGGCTATTGGAGAAGTTTCAAAAGTTGAAATGGATGATAAAAGAATTGGAGCTGGAGTATTATCAGATGGTATTGGAAGTATGATTGCAGGTGTCCTTGGAACTTTTCCAAATACATCTTTTAGCCAAAATATTGGATTAATTCCTTTAACAAAAGTAGCAAGCAAATATGTTGCTATGATGGCAGGTATAATACTAATTATCTTGGGATTTCTTCCTAAGCTTGCAGCTTTAATAAATATAATGCCACAGCCCGTTTTAGGTGGGGTTGGGATAGTTATGTTTGGAACAGTTGCCGCATCGGGGATTAAAACGTTAAGTAACGTAGAATTAAACAATCGTAATTTATTAATAATAGCAACATCAATAGGACTTGGAGTTGGTGTTACATTTCGTCCAGAGTTTATAAGTCAATTCCCAGAGGGGTTAAAGATGATTTTTTCATCAGGGATTTCAACTGGAACTATTGTTGCATTAATATTAAATTTAGTTTTAAAAGAAGAAAAGAGTGGAGTGAAGTAG
- a CDS encoding xanthine phosphoribosyltransferase translates to MESLHKRILEEGQALSESVLKVDSFLNHQVDPALMYEMGTYFKNYFENHKVTKIFTIESSGIAPTVMTAMQMNLPMVTLKKQGSKILNGDVYQTTVHSYTKDLNYELTLSKKYIDKDDNILIIDDFLANGEAALGAARLVEEAGATVAGIGIVIEKSFQKGPQMLKDKGYDVYSLARIAKLSKGTIEFVK, encoded by the coding sequence ATGGAAAGTTTACATAAGCGTATATTAGAAGAAGGTCAAGCGTTATCAGAAAGTGTATTAAAAGTTGACTCATTTTTAAATCATCAAGTTGACCCAGCATTAATGTATGAAATGGGTACATATTTTAAAAATTATTTTGAAAATCATAAGGTTACAAAAATATTTACAATAGAAAGTTCAGGTATTGCACCAACTGTGATGACAGCAATGCAAATGAATTTACCTATGGTTACATTAAAAAAGCAAGGTTCAAAAATTCTAAATGGTGATGTTTATCAAACAACAGTACATTCATATACAAAAGATTTAAATTATGAATTGACACTATCTAAAAAATACATAGATAAAGATGATAATATATTAATTATAGATGACTTCTTAGCAAACGGGGAAGCAGCACTTGGTGCAGCTCGTTTAGTAGAAGAAGCAGGAGCAACTGTTGCTGGAATAGGTATTGTAATAGAAAAATCATTTCAAAAGGGTCCACAAATGTTAAAAGATAAGGGTTATGATGTTTATTCATTAGCAAGAATAGCTAAATTATCAAAGGGAACTATAGAATTTGTAAAATAA
- the pepT gene encoding peptidase T, with product MKAYERLLKYVGVYTTSDENSDTHPTTIRQFDLANILVKEMKELGIQDVKVDEKCYVYGYIPATKGYEEKLSIGLIAHMDTAPAANGNNVKPQIIENYDGGDVVLKGNNSILSPERFPHLKTLKGRTLITTDGTSLLGADDKAGIAEILTACEFIMKENIPHGKICVGFTPDEEVGLGAHFFDVKNFGADFAYTIDGGIEGEISFENFNAAAAKVEISGVSVHPGSAKNTMINALNVAIEFNSMLPACERPEHTEGYEGFYYLEKLSGNTDNATMEYILRDHSGEKFEIKKSMIQLAEKLINEKYGEGTVKVTIRDQYKNMVELIKPCFHLIDNATEAMKSLNVTPVIEPIRGGTDGATLSYMGLPCPNLGTGGFAYHGEFEHITVEGMDICTNIIVEILKRYAH from the coding sequence ATGAAAGCCTATGAACGTTTATTAAAATATGTTGGGGTATACACAACATCAGATGAAAATTCGGATACACATCCAACAACTATAAGACAATTTGATTTAGCAAATATACTTGTAAAAGAAATGAAGGAACTTGGGATTCAAGATGTTAAAGTTGATGAAAAGTGCTATGTGTATGGTTATATTCCAGCAACTAAAGGATATGAAGAAAAGTTAAGTATAGGACTTATAGCTCATATGGATACTGCACCGGCAGCTAATGGAAACAATGTAAAACCACAGATAATTGAAAATTATGATGGAGGAGATGTGGTTTTAAAAGGAAACAACAGCATTTTATCTCCAGAGAGATTTCCTCATTTGAAAACTTTAAAGGGTAGAACTCTTATTACTACTGATGGAACTTCATTACTTGGTGCTGATGATAAAGCAGGTATTGCTGAAATACTTACAGCATGTGAATTTATAATGAAAGAAAATATTCCTCATGGAAAAATATGTGTAGGATTTACTCCAGATGAAGAAGTAGGACTTGGAGCACATTTCTTTGATGTAAAAAACTTTGGTGCAGATTTCGCATATACAATTGATGGTGGCATCGAGGGTGAAATTTCTTTTGAAAACTTCAATGCAGCAGCTGCTAAAGTAGAAATTAGTGGTGTATCAGTTCATCCAGGGTCTGCAAAAAATACAATGATAAATGCTTTAAATGTAGCTATTGAGTTTAATTCAATGTTACCTGCATGTGAAAGACCAGAACATACAGAAGGATATGAAGGATTTTATTATTTAGAGAAGCTTAGTGGAAATACAGATAATGCAACTATGGAATATATTTTACGTGATCATAGTGGTGAAAAATTTGAAATTAAAAAATCAATGATACAATTAGCAGAAAAACTTATAAATGAAAAATATGGTGAGGGGACAGTAAAAGTTACAATAAGAGATCAATATAAAAATATGGTTGAGCTTATAAAACCTTGTTTTCATCTTATAGATAACGCCACAGAAGCTATGAAAAGTTTAAATGTCACACCAGTTATAGAACCAATTCGTGGGGGTACAGATGGAGCAACTCTAAGTTATATGGGATTACCTTGTCCAAATCTTGGAACAGGTGGATTTGCATATCACGGAGAATTTGAACATATTACAGTAGAAGGTATGGATATTTGCACAAATATTATTGTTGAAATATTAAAAAGGTATGCCCATTAA